The following are from one region of the Thiocapsa rosea genome:
- a CDS encoding MotA/TolQ/ExbB proton channel family protein codes for MLEVMYAGGWLMVPIVACSIIATAVVIERGWTLRRSRIMPANLVTRIWEWHRRGELTDARIEEIRTGSPLGRLLASGLINRNHSREIMKEAIEDTGRQVVAELERFLNSLGTIASVAPLLGLLGTVIGMIDVFGVIMDAGVGNAAILAGGISKALITTAAGLSVAIPALMFHRFFDNKVARLALDMEEQSLRLVEVMKGEREAGEVSA; via the coding sequence TTGCTTGAAGTGATGTATGCTGGCGGGTGGCTGATGGTGCCGATCGTCGCCTGCTCGATCATTGCAACCGCCGTCGTCATCGAGCGTGGCTGGACGTTGCGCCGCTCGCGGATCATGCCGGCGAATCTCGTGACCCGGATCTGGGAGTGGCACCGTCGGGGCGAGCTGACGGATGCGCGGATCGAGGAGATCCGCACCGGCTCCCCGCTCGGGCGCCTGCTCGCGTCCGGACTCATCAATCGCAACCACTCGCGCGAGATCATGAAGGAGGCGATCGAGGACACGGGCCGACAGGTGGTGGCCGAGCTGGAGCGTTTTCTGAACAGCCTGGGGACGATCGCCTCGGTGGCTCCGCTGCTGGGCCTGCTGGGGACCGTGATCGGCATGATCGATGTCTTCGGCGTCATCATGGATGCCGGTGTCGGCAACGCCGCCATCCTCGCCGGCGGGATCTCCAAGGCGCTGATCACGACGGCGGCCGGTCTATCGGTCGCGATCCCGGCGCTGATGTTCCATCGCTTCTTCGACAACAAGGTCGCGCGGCTCGCGCTCGACATGGAGGAGCAGTCGCTGCGTCTGGTGGAGGTGATGAAGGGCGAGCGCGAGGCCGGCGAGGTCTCCGCGTGA
- a CDS encoding glycosyltransferase family 2 protein translates to MNTSIEPAPVAAIPTSEASIVPHGQAPTDHPSLSVVIPMYQEIDNVEPMLTRVHEGLAGYRGAWELICVDDGSRDGTGERLRKVGERFGPHVRVIRLRRNFGQTAAMQAGFDAARGELIATLDGDLQNDPADIPRMIEELLARDLDLLQGWRRQRQDALVMRKLPSKVANALIGKVTGVALHDYGCSLKVYRAEVIKEVTLLGEMHRFIPVWVAGVTAPERIGETEVAHQARRFGTSKYGISRTFRVLLDLLSAFFFLRFGSRPGHFFGSIGILFGVVGSILMADMLWVKFGLGEHIGTRPMLFVAILFLVMSIQFLTTGVLAELMTRTFYASGEHTHHRIRWQSDPAHADWRRSQ, encoded by the coding sequence ATGAACACCTCGATCGAACCGGCGCCTGTGGCGGCGATTCCGACATCGGAAGCATCCATCGTCCCACATGGACAGGCTCCGACGGACCATCCGTCGCTCTCCGTCGTCATCCCCATGTATCAGGAGATCGACAACGTCGAGCCTATGCTGACGCGGGTCCATGAAGGGCTTGCGGGCTACCGGGGCGCATGGGAGCTGATCTGTGTCGACGACGGCAGCCGCGACGGCACAGGCGAACGTTTGCGCAAGGTCGGCGAGCGATTCGGCCCGCATGTGCGGGTGATCCGGCTGCGGCGTAATTTCGGCCAGACCGCGGCCATGCAGGCCGGCTTCGACGCTGCACGCGGCGAGTTGATCGCAACCTTGGACGGCGATCTGCAGAACGACCCGGCCGACATCCCGCGCATGATCGAGGAGCTGCTCGCACGCGACCTGGATCTCCTGCAAGGCTGGCGTCGTCAACGCCAGGACGCGCTCGTCATGCGCAAGCTGCCCTCCAAGGTCGCCAACGCACTGATCGGCAAGGTCACGGGTGTAGCGCTGCACGACTACGGCTGTAGCCTCAAGGTCTATCGCGCCGAGGTCATCAAGGAGGTCACCCTGCTCGGTGAGATGCACCGCTTCATCCCGGTCTGGGTCGCCGGCGTGACCGCGCCCGAGCGCATCGGCGAGACCGAGGTCGCCCATCAGGCACGCCGCTTCGGGACCTCCAAGTACGGGATCTCGCGCACCTTCCGGGTGCTGCTCGACCTCCTCTCGGCCTTCTTCTTCCTGCGGTTCGGTTCGCGACCGGGACACTTCTTCGGCTCCATCGGGATCCTCTTCGGCGTGGTCGGGAGCATCTTGATGGCCGACATGCTCTGGGTGAAGTTCGGGCTCGGAGAACACATCGGGACACGGCCGATGCTCTTCGTGGCCATCCTCTTCCTGGTCATGTCGATCCAGTTCCTCACCACCGGGGTGCTCGCCGAGCTGATGACGCGCACCTTCTATGCCTCGGGCGAGCACACGCACCACCGGATTCGCTGGCAGTCCGATCCGGCGCATGCCGACTGGAGGCGCTCGCAATGA
- the yjgA gene encoding ribosome biogenesis factor YjgA codes for MNDTIDDDEDDFQEEERGPSKSQLKREKLALQALAERMAGMPRAELERLNLSAATWVALDETPRIKDIRARGRHWKRIANLLEREDMAAVHALVDQAEERERKAAAHLHALERWRERLIAEDEGALSEFIDACPDVDRQQLRTLIRAAQRDQERGRPEAPRKLFRFLRETLESKSGA; via the coding sequence ATGAACGATACGATCGACGACGACGAAGACGACTTTCAAGAGGAGGAGCGCGGCCCGAGCAAGAGCCAGCTCAAGCGCGAGAAGCTGGCCCTGCAGGCATTGGCCGAGCGCATGGCCGGGATGCCTCGGGCCGAGCTGGAGCGCCTGAATCTCAGTGCGGCGACCTGGGTGGCCTTGGACGAGACGCCGAGGATCAAGGATATTCGTGCCCGCGGTCGCCACTGGAAACGCATCGCCAATCTGCTGGAGCGCGAGGACATGGCCGCCGTCCACGCCTTGGTCGACCAGGCCGAGGAGCGCGAGCGCAAGGCGGCCGCACATCTGCATGCGTTGGAGCGCTGGCGCGAGCGACTCATCGCCGAAGACGAGGGCGCGCTGAGCGAGTTCATCGACGCATGCCCGGATGTCGACCGCCAGCAGCTGCGCACCCTGATCCGCGCCGCACAGCGCGATCAGGAACGCGGCCGGCCCGAAGCACCGCGCAAGCTGTTCCGCTTCCTACGCGAGACCCTGGAGTCCAAATCGGGCGCGTAG
- a CDS encoding M48 family metallopeptidase, producing the protein MDFFAHQDRARRRTRLLVVLFVLAVISIVAVVDVVALSFLGLGSDPEGVVFSPTLSPEAVRESLPLLIWVSVLTAGAIGLASLFRILTLRNGGGGVARGLGGVMVNADTTDPQLQRLRNVVEEMAIAAGVPVPQIYVLEQEDGINAFAAGYSPADAAIAVTRGALRTLNRSELQGVVAHEFSHILNGDMRLNIRLIGILFGILVLAIIGRLMLSVRHGRASKHTAAIAMIGLALVATGYIGLFFGRLIRASVSRQREFLADASAVQFTREPEGIAGALKKIGSAPAGSALAADSEEIGHMLFASGLTRRLLATHPPIADRIRAIEPGFDPGELETMRVMQTPAAPSEAGVVASMDETRPAAGGRPSPSSLDADRIVEAIGRPDTARIQVAARLNQAIPEPLARAARSTEWVMTLVCYLLIDPDPEIRERQLLMVAETLGSEGERQVSTLLSAVPSLAADLRIPLIEIAFPTLRRRPQTELTRLMALLDRLIHADGRIDAFEYVLARLLAQQIQDTIAPTDAHSAGTAHLSGCEDAIRDLLVILAMHGNPDQRTARTAFAAGLASLGMRPRELAPIGPDDWPDRLDRALARLDRLRMADKQRLLRALLATVQHAGISRTEIELLRAVVAALHVPLPVLD; encoded by the coding sequence TTGGACTTCTTCGCGCATCAGGACCGCGCCCGTCGGCGCACGCGTCTGCTCGTGGTGCTGTTCGTGCTCGCCGTGATCAGCATTGTGGCCGTCGTCGACGTGGTCGCGCTCTCCTTCCTGGGGCTCGGCTCGGATCCGGAGGGGGTCGTGTTCTCCCCGACGCTTTCGCCGGAGGCAGTCCGCGAGAGCCTCCCGCTGCTCATCTGGGTCTCTGTGCTGACCGCGGGTGCGATCGGTCTCGCCAGCCTGTTCCGCATCCTCACGCTGCGCAACGGCGGCGGGGGGGTGGCGCGCGGCCTCGGCGGCGTGATGGTCAATGCGGACACCACGGATCCGCAGCTGCAGCGCTTGCGCAACGTGGTCGAGGAGATGGCCATCGCCGCGGGCGTGCCGGTGCCTCAGATCTACGTGCTCGAGCAGGAAGACGGTATCAATGCCTTCGCCGCCGGCTATTCCCCGGCCGATGCGGCCATCGCAGTCACCCGGGGCGCGCTGCGGACACTGAACCGCTCCGAGCTGCAGGGCGTCGTCGCACACGAGTTCTCGCACATCCTCAACGGCGACATGCGGCTGAACATTCGGCTGATCGGGATCCTATTCGGGATCCTGGTGCTGGCCATCATCGGCCGACTCATGCTCTCGGTGCGGCATGGCCGGGCGAGCAAGCACACCGCCGCGATCGCCATGATCGGCCTCGCGCTGGTCGCGACCGGCTATATCGGGCTCTTTTTCGGCCGGCTGATCCGGGCGTCTGTCTCGCGTCAGCGCGAGTTCCTGGCCGACGCCTCGGCCGTGCAGTTCACCCGCGAGCCGGAAGGGATCGCGGGCGCCCTGAAGAAGATCGGCTCGGCGCCGGCCGGATCGGCGCTCGCCGCGGACAGCGAGGAGATCGGGCACATGCTGTTCGCTTCGGGGCTCACGCGCCGGCTCTTGGCCACACATCCGCCGATCGCCGATCGCATTCGCGCGATCGAGCCGGGTTTCGATCCGGGAGAGCTCGAAACGATGCGGGTGATGCAGACCCCGGCTGCGCCGAGCGAGGCCGGCGTCGTCGCCTCGATGGACGAAACCCGGCCTGCCGCTGGAGGTCGACCGAGCCCGTCGAGTCTCGATGCCGATCGCATCGTCGAGGCCATCGGCCGACCCGATACGGCACGGATCCAGGTCGCGGCTCGTCTGAACCAGGCCATCCCGGAGCCACTCGCACGCGCCGCCCGCTCCACCGAGTGGGTCATGACGCTGGTCTGCTATCTTCTGATCGACCCGGATCCCGAGATCCGCGAGCGTCAGCTCTTGATGGTCGCCGAGACACTCGGCAGCGAGGGCGAGCGTCAGGTGAGCACGCTCCTTTCCGCGGTGCCGAGCCTGGCCGCGGACCTGCGCATCCCCCTGATCGAGATCGCCTTCCCGACCCTGCGCCGTCGTCCGCAGACCGAGCTGACACGCCTGATGGCGCTGCTCGATCGGCTGATTCATGCCGACGGGCGCATCGATGCCTTCGAGTATGTCCTGGCACGCCTGCTCGCGCAGCAGATCCAAGACACCATCGCCCCGACCGATGCACACAGCGCCGGAACCGCGCATCTCTCCGGCTGCGAAGACGCGATCCGCGATCTGCTGGTCATCCTGGCCATGCACGGCAACCCGGATCAACGCACCGCACGGACCGCCTTCGCCGCCGGTCTGGCGTCGCTCGGGATGCGTCCGCGCGAATTAGCCCCTATCGGACCGGACGACTGGCCGGATCGTCTCGATCGTGCGCTCGCCCGGCTCGATCGCCTGCGCATGGCCGACAAGCAGCGCCTGCTCCGTGCCCTGCTCGCGACCGTGCAGCACGCCGGGATCAGCCGGACGGAGATCGAGCTGTTGCGTGCCGTCGTCGCGGCGCTCCATGTCCCCTTGCCGGTGCTGGACTGA
- the recJ gene encoding single-stranded-DNA-specific exonuclease RecJ: MSRPMIRRAASAAALAAARTPAELLSRLYSHRGLEDAEEAAPGLSALHPASALRGIDEAVALLVHHIRGGGHLLIVSDYDADGATGGALAVRGLRSLGATQVSYLIPSRFAFGYGLSPAVVDAAAPRRPDLLITVDNGIASLAGVARAAELGIPVLVTDHHLPGEQLPDAAAIVNPNQHGCSFPSKHLAGVGVVFYLLVAARARLREQGWFGAGRPEPNLADLLDLVALGTVADVVTLDRNNRILVEQGLRRIRAGRCSPGVRALLTIGGRDPSRATATDLAFVAAPRLNAAGRIEDMSVGVECLLTDDPQVAAGLAARLDALNRRRREIEGEMKDEAESSLAGLCLDGATLPPGLCLFGEDWHQGVSGIVAARIRERYHRPVIAFANGGDGFLRGSARSVEGVHVRDLIALVDRQDPGLVERFGGHAMAAGLSIRPEALPRFREAFAEAVRSVVGDRPPQPEIASDGALPQRLMTLDTAETLRVAGPWGKGFPEPRFDGTFEVLSARLVGERHLKLRLAGPAAEDGPIEAIGFNLGEQISEAGGAVRLAYRLDVNDYRGNRSAQLILEHLEPAA; encoded by the coding sequence ATGTCGCGCCCCATGATTCGGCGCGCAGCGAGTGCCGCAGCGCTCGCCGCCGCCCGCACGCCGGCCGAGCTGCTCTCCAGACTCTATTCGCATCGAGGCTTGGAGGATGCGGAAGAGGCCGCACCCGGACTGTCGGCGCTCCACCCGGCAAGCGCGCTGCGCGGTATCGACGAGGCGGTCGCGCTGCTGGTACATCACATCCGCGGCGGCGGCCATCTGTTGATCGTCTCGGACTACGACGCCGACGGTGCGACCGGCGGCGCCCTGGCGGTCCGGGGTCTGCGCAGCCTGGGCGCAACACAGGTCTCCTATCTGATCCCGAGCCGGTTCGCCTTCGGCTACGGACTGAGTCCGGCGGTGGTGGACGCCGCAGCACCCCGCCGACCGGATCTGCTGATCACGGTCGACAACGGCATCGCCAGTCTCGCCGGGGTCGCGCGGGCCGCGGAGCTGGGCATCCCGGTCCTGGTGACGGATCATCATCTGCCCGGCGAGCAGCTCCCGGACGCCGCGGCCATCGTCAACCCGAATCAGCACGGCTGCAGCTTTCCGAGCAAGCACCTGGCCGGTGTCGGCGTCGTCTTCTATCTCCTGGTCGCCGCGCGTGCCCGGCTGCGCGAGCAGGGCTGGTTCGGTGCGGGGCGACCCGAGCCCAACCTGGCGGATCTGCTGGATCTGGTCGCCCTGGGCACGGTCGCGGACGTCGTGACCCTGGACCGCAACAACCGGATCCTGGTCGAGCAGGGTCTCAGACGCATCCGCGCCGGGCGGTGCAGCCCGGGTGTGCGCGCACTGCTGACGATCGGCGGGCGGGACCCGAGCCGGGCCACGGCGACCGATCTGGCCTTCGTCGCCGCACCCCGACTCAACGCCGCCGGTCGGATCGAGGACATGTCGGTGGGCGTCGAATGCCTCCTGACCGACGATCCGCAGGTCGCCGCGGGGCTTGCCGCGCGTCTCGATGCGCTGAACCGCCGACGCCGCGAGATCGAGGGCGAGATGAAGGACGAGGCCGAGTCCTCGCTTGCCGGGCTCTGCCTGGACGGCGCCACCCTGCCGCCCGGACTTTGTCTCTTCGGCGAGGACTGGCACCAGGGCGTCTCCGGGATCGTCGCGGCGCGGATCCGCGAGCGGTATCATCGTCCCGTGATCGCCTTTGCGAACGGCGGCGACGGGTTTCTGCGAGGCTCGGCGCGATCGGTCGAAGGGGTCCATGTCCGAGACCTGATCGCGCTGGTGGATCGCCAGGATCCGGGCTTGGTCGAGCGCTTCGGAGGTCACGCGATGGCCGCAGGCTTGAGCATTCGCCCGGAGGCATTGCCCCGCTTCCGCGAAGCCTTTGCGGAGGCCGTGCGCTCGGTGGTCGGCGACCGGCCGCCGCAGCCGGAGATCGCATCCGACGGTGCGCTACCGCAGCGGCTCATGACCCTGGACACCGCCGAGACGCTGCGCGTCGCCGGCCCTTGGGGCAAGGGCTTCCCGGAGCCCCGTTTCGACGGCACCTTCGAGGTCTTGAGCGCACGATTGGTGGGCGAGCGGCATCTGAAGCTCCGTCTTGCCGGACCCGCGGCCGAGGATGGGCCGATCGAGGCCATCGGCTTCAACCTGGGCGAGCAGATCTCGGAGGCCGGCGGCGCCGTGCGACTCGCCTACCGATTGGACGTCAACGACTACCGAGGCAACCGCTCCGCGCAATTGATCCTCGAGCACCTGGAGCCGGCCGCATGA
- the msbA gene encoding lipid A export permease/ATP-binding protein MsbA — translation MTHDASRSEVEAGPIYRRLLGYVKPYWRMFSVSIVAMIAFAATEPLFAAMMQPLIDGSFVDRNEEIVRLMPFVLVVLFVFRGIAGFINNYCLSWVGRRVVADLRQKMFEHLLRAPTRYYDNQGSGHILAKLTYNVENVATAATSAITTLVRDGFTVIGLMAYMLYLNAALSAIFLVIGPLMAGAVKYATKRFRRHSRRIQDRVGALTQVAQEAIEAHRVVKAFGGQPLEAKRFSAINEKTRSLQMKMIATEAASVPLVQLISAVAIAVIVYLSTMQGLKEDISVGTFMSFVVAMGLLLPPVKRLTSVNAHLQRGIIAAQSLFELLDAEEERDQGRRTLERAEGRVEYRGVTHVYSPDKPPAIQDLDLLIAPGERVALVGRSGSGKSTVASLLPRFYDASAGEILIDGIPIRDLTLASLRAQISLVSQDVVLFNDSIANNIAYGQAEPPTRETLERVAVNAHALDFIQALPEGFETRIGDRGVMLSGGQRQRLAIARAMLKDAPILILDEATSALDTESERHIQAALQELMANRTTLMIAHRLSTIENADRILVMDNGRVVEQGTHGELLAQDGYYARLHRLQFHDAGEPPAAS, via the coding sequence ATGACCCACGACGCGTCCCGCTCCGAGGTCGAGGCCGGCCCCATCTATCGCCGGCTGCTGGGCTACGTCAAACCCTACTGGCGCATGTTCAGCGTCTCGATCGTCGCCATGATCGCCTTCGCGGCGACCGAACCGCTCTTCGCGGCCATGATGCAGCCGCTCATCGACGGCAGCTTCGTGGACCGCAACGAGGAGATCGTGCGCCTCATGCCGTTCGTGCTGGTGGTGCTCTTCGTGTTTCGCGGGATCGCCGGATTCATCAACAACTATTGCTTGAGCTGGGTCGGGCGGCGCGTGGTCGCGGATCTGCGCCAAAAGATGTTCGAGCATCTGCTGCGCGCCCCGACCCGCTATTACGACAATCAGGGTTCGGGCCACATCCTCGCCAAGCTGACCTACAACGTGGAGAACGTCGCCACCGCGGCCACCTCGGCGATCACGACACTGGTCCGCGACGGCTTCACCGTCATCGGCCTGATGGCCTACATGCTCTATCTGAACGCGGCCCTGTCGGCGATCTTCTTGGTGATCGGTCCGCTCATGGCCGGCGCGGTCAAGTATGCGACCAAGCGTTTTCGCCGCCACAGCCGGCGCATCCAGGACCGGGTCGGCGCCCTGACCCAGGTCGCGCAGGAGGCGATCGAGGCCCATCGGGTGGTCAAGGCGTTCGGGGGGCAGCCGCTGGAGGCGAAACGTTTCAGCGCCATCAACGAGAAAACCCGCTCGCTGCAGATGAAGATGATCGCGACCGAGGCGGCGAGCGTGCCGCTGGTTCAACTGATCTCGGCCGTGGCGATCGCCGTCATCGTCTATCTCTCAACCATGCAGGGCCTGAAGGAAGACATCTCGGTCGGCACCTTCATGTCCTTCGTGGTCGCCATGGGTCTGCTCTTGCCGCCGGTGAAGCGTCTGACCTCCGTCAACGCCCATCTACAACGCGGCATCATTGCCGCCCAGAGCCTGTTCGAGCTGTTGGATGCGGAGGAGGAGCGTGATCAAGGACGGCGGACCCTGGAGCGTGCCGAGGGGCGCGTCGAGTATCGCGGCGTCACCCATGTCTATTCGCCCGACAAGCCGCCGGCGATCCAGGATCTCGATCTCCTCATCGCCCCGGGCGAGCGGGTCGCGCTGGTCGGACGCTCGGGCAGCGGCAAGAGCACGGTCGCAAGCCTGCTGCCGCGCTTCTACGATGCGAGTGCGGGCGAGATCCTGATCGACGGCATCCCGATTCGCGATCTGACCCTGGCCAGTCTGCGCGCCCAGATCTCGCTGGTCAGTCAGGATGTGGTGCTCTTCAACGACAGCATCGCCAACAACATCGCCTATGGTCAGGCCGAGCCGCCGACCCGCGAGACGCTCGAGCGTGTTGCCGTGAACGCTCACGCGCTCGATTTCATCCAGGCCCTGCCCGAGGGCTTCGAGACACGCATCGGCGACCGCGGCGTCATGCTCTCCGGCGGGCAGCGCCAGCGTCTCGCGATCGCCCGGGCGATGCTCAAAGACGCCCCGATCTTGATCCTGGACGAGGCGACCTCCGCGCTCGACACCGAATCCGAGCGCCATATCCAGGCCGCCCTGCAGGAGTTGATGGCGAATCGCACGACACTCATGATCGCCCATCGGCTCTCCACCATCGAGAACGCCGACCGCATCCTGGTGATGGACAACGGACGCGTCGTCGAGCAGGGCACCCACGGCGAATTGCTGGCGCAGGACGGCTATTACGCACGGCTGCATCGCCTCCAATTCCACGATGCCGGCGAGCCCCCGGCCGCGTCTTAA
- the lpxK gene encoding tetraacyldisaccharide 4'-kinase has protein sequence MIDPNPIWYGRHPLGLILAPLSWLYCLVVQLRRLGYRKGWLASRHLSVPVVVVGNLTVGGTGKTPAVLKLAELLRARGWSPGIITRGYGGGGPVAPRRVSPESEPADVGDEPVLLARRSDCPVVAGRDRVAAGALALSRGDVDVLLADDGLQHYRLARDIEIAVVDGARGLGNGRCLPAGPLREPRGRLANVDLVLTNGDGLGNGYRMRLIPGAAVNLRDPAVSKPIADFIGRPVFAVAAIGNPERFFAMLRALGLEVEGLAYPDHYPFAPTDLADWPPGPVLMTEKDAVKCARFAGEDHWFLPVQAELDTAFVEAFFRKLEAPSHV, from the coding sequence ATGATAGACCCGAACCCGATCTGGTACGGCCGTCATCCGCTCGGTCTCATCCTCGCGCCGCTCTCCTGGCTCTACTGTTTGGTGGTCCAACTGCGCCGCCTAGGCTACCGCAAAGGCTGGCTCGCGAGCCGGCACCTGTCGGTACCTGTCGTGGTGGTCGGCAATCTCACCGTCGGCGGGACCGGCAAGACCCCGGCCGTTCTTAAGCTCGCTGAGCTGCTGCGGGCGCGTGGTTGGAGTCCAGGAATCATCACCAGAGGATATGGCGGAGGCGGCCCGGTTGCGCCGCGCCGGGTCTCTCCTGAAAGCGAGCCTGCCGATGTCGGGGACGAGCCGGTGCTGCTGGCGCGTCGCAGCGACTGCCCCGTCGTCGCCGGACGGGATCGTGTTGCCGCCGGTGCGCTTGCACTGTCTCGGGGCGATGTAGACGTCCTGCTCGCCGACGACGGGCTCCAGCACTATCGGCTCGCCCGAGACATCGAGATCGCAGTCGTCGACGGCGCGCGCGGTTTGGGCAACGGCCGCTGTCTGCCCGCCGGGCCGTTGCGCGAGCCACGCGGGCGTCTGGCCAACGTCGATCTGGTGCTGACCAACGGCGACGGCTTGGGTAATGGATACCGCATGCGTTTGATTCCGGGCGCGGCGGTCAATCTCCGCGACCCCGCCGTGTCCAAGCCGATCGCCGACTTCATCGGGCGGCCCGTCTTTGCGGTCGCGGCGATCGGTAACCCCGAGCGATTCTTTGCCATGCTGCGCGCTCTGGGTCTTGAGGTCGAGGGCCTCGCCTACCCGGATCACTATCCCTTCGCACCGACGGATCTTGCAGACTGGCCGCCAGGCCCGGTGCTCATGACCGAGAAGGACGCCGTGAAGTGCGCGCGCTTTGCCGGCGAGGATCATTGGTTTTTGCCCGTGCAGGCCGAGCTGGATACGGCCTTCGTCGAGGCATTTTTTCGCAAGCTGGAGGCACCGAGCCATGTCTGA
- a CDS encoding ExbD/TolR family protein: MNLRPHRRDPADINLTPLIDVVFLLLIFFMVSTTFKDEARLRVQLPEAQGEEIPAEEPEMIRLVIDRTGSFNVDDRAVLDRKTETLVAVLKERRGEREPLPVLIQADAQTPHQAVMTALDAASQAGLVQIAFAATRALQVDSDAEPTRPASGPSVPPSLPQPAQPSAGEVAE, encoded by the coding sequence GTGAATCTGCGTCCGCACCGTCGCGACCCGGCCGACATCAATCTCACCCCGCTGATCGATGTCGTCTTTCTGCTGCTGATCTTCTTCATGGTCTCGACCACCTTCAAGGACGAGGCGCGGCTGCGCGTGCAGTTGCCCGAGGCGCAAGGCGAGGAGATCCCGGCCGAAGAGCCCGAGATGATCCGGCTTGTCATCGATCGGACCGGGTCCTTCAATGTCGATGATCGGGCCGTGCTCGATCGCAAGACCGAGACCCTGGTCGCGGTTTTGAAGGAACGTCGCGGTGAACGAGAGCCCTTGCCCGTGTTGATCCAGGCCGATGCACAGACGCCGCATCAGGCGGTCATGACGGCGCTCGATGCGGCCAGTCAAGCGGGTTTGGTGCAGATCGCCTTTGCGGCGACCCGCGCGCTGCAGGTCGATTCGGATGCCGAGCCGACTCGACCCGCGTCCGGGCCGTCCGTCCCGCCATCGCTACCACAGCCCGCTCAGCCATCCGCAGGGGAGGTCGCCGAATGA
- a CDS encoding LemA family protein, which produces MGWTLLGLILLAAILVVVIYNRLVAGRNRYKNAFAQIDVQLTRRYDLIPNLVKVAERYMTHERETLEAVIQARNQAVGSLKQVAADPSDGAAVAMLAQAEMGVAGALGKLFALSEAYPDLKANQNMMQLSEELVSTENRVAFARQAFNDAVMGYNTLREVFPNNLIAQRFGFTAAQLLEIDAPEKREAVTVAF; this is translated from the coding sequence ATGGGATGGACACTGCTTGGACTGATCCTGCTGGCCGCGATTCTTGTCGTCGTCATCTACAACCGCTTGGTTGCCGGACGCAATCGCTACAAAAACGCCTTTGCTCAGATCGACGTCCAGCTCACGCGTCGCTATGACCTCATCCCGAATCTGGTCAAGGTCGCCGAGCGCTACATGACCCACGAGCGCGAGACGCTCGAGGCCGTCATCCAGGCCCGCAACCAGGCGGTCGGCAGTCTCAAGCAGGTCGCGGCCGATCCAAGCGACGGCGCCGCGGTGGCGATGCTGGCCCAAGCGGAGATGGGCGTGGCCGGCGCGCTAGGTAAGCTGTTCGCGCTCTCCGAGGCCTACCCCGACCTCAAGGCCAATCAGAACATGATGCAGCTCTCCGAGGAGCTGGTCAGCACCGAGAACCGCGTAGCCTTCGCGCGCCAGGCCTTCAACGATGCCGTCATGGGCTACAACACCCTGCGCGAGGTCTTCCCGAACAATCTGATTGCGCAGCGCTTCGGGTTTACGGCCGCGCAGTTGCTGGAGATCGATGCACCGGAGAAACGCGAGGCCGTCACAGTCGCCTTCTGA